A genomic window from Nocardioides rotundus includes:
- a CDS encoding ATP-dependent DNA ligase, whose protein sequence is MDLPVMPPVRPMLAKAVKGIPDPDKHGGLAFEPKWDGFRCLLFKDGDEVELASRNTKPLTRYFPELVAAAREQLPERCVLDGEIFVAIGDRLEFEVLQERIHPAESRITKLAEETPASFVAFDLLALGDESFVDRPFAERRTALEDALTGLDGPCFLTRVTTDPAEAEGWFEQFEGAGLDGVVAKPLTAPYTQNGRTMLKIKHARTADVVLAGFREHKTSTPELPLVGSLLLGLYDDQGQLQHIGVSASFTAQRRAELFEELQPLVVDIADHPWGAWQEFLVANPGRVPGTQSRWSQGKDLSFTPLRPERVLEVSYDHMEGRRFRHTAHFQRWRPDRDPESCGYDQLEEPVSYDLARVLESDR, encoded by the coding sequence GTGGACCTGCCCGTGATGCCGCCCGTACGCCCGATGTTGGCGAAGGCGGTGAAGGGCATCCCCGACCCCGACAAGCACGGCGGGCTCGCCTTCGAGCCGAAGTGGGACGGCTTCCGCTGCCTGCTCTTCAAGGACGGGGACGAGGTGGAGCTGGCCAGTCGCAACACCAAGCCGCTGACCCGCTACTTCCCCGAGCTGGTCGCCGCCGCGCGCGAGCAGCTGCCCGAGCGCTGCGTGCTCGACGGCGAGATCTTCGTGGCCATCGGAGACCGGCTGGAGTTCGAGGTGTTGCAGGAGCGCATCCACCCCGCGGAGAGCCGGATCACCAAGCTCGCCGAGGAGACGCCCGCGAGCTTCGTCGCCTTCGACCTGCTGGCGCTGGGGGACGAGTCGTTCGTGGACCGGCCGTTCGCCGAGCGGCGGACGGCGCTCGAGGACGCGCTCACCGGGCTGGACGGCCCCTGCTTCCTCACCCGGGTGACCACGGACCCGGCCGAGGCGGAGGGCTGGTTCGAGCAGTTCGAGGGCGCCGGTCTGGACGGCGTGGTGGCCAAGCCGCTGACTGCGCCGTACACCCAGAACGGCCGCACCATGCTGAAGATCAAGCACGCGCGCACCGCCGACGTGGTGCTCGCCGGGTTCCGCGAGCACAAGACCTCGACACCGGAGCTCCCGCTCGTGGGCAGCCTGCTGCTGGGCCTGTACGACGACCAGGGGCAGCTGCAGCACATCGGGGTCTCGGCCTCCTTCACCGCGCAGCGGCGGGCCGAGCTGTTCGAGGAGCTGCAGCCGCTGGTCGTCGACATCGCCGACCACCCGTGGGGCGCGTGGCAGGAGTTCCTGGTCGCCAACCCCGGCCGGGTGCCGGGCACCCAGTCGCGCTGGAGCCAGGGCAAGGACCTCTCGTTCACCCCGCTGCGGCCCGAGCGGGTGCTGGAGGTCTCCTACGACCACATGGAGGGCCGCCGCTTCCGGCACACCGCGCACTTCCAGCGGTGGCGCCCCGACCGCGACCCGGAGTCCTGCGGTTACGACCAGCTGGAGGAGCCGGTGAGCTACGACCTCGCCCGCGTGCTGGAGTCCGACCGGTGA
- a CDS encoding helix-turn-helix domain-containing protein encodes MDDGLLSVAQAAARLGVSPSRVRQRIADGSLAARRVGSQWGIRPQALDDGAPRRSRPLSSRMSWALIDLLSGSPPAASPAERVRLRSRVERLREAADPASLLRSWASSRAERLELSVAAPDMDDLRADERLHLSGLSVPDSGVIAHDVIEGYVFSRDVEGLLDDYFLVRPDGARGNVFLHVIHEEAQGVPRAIDIAWPLVAIDLAEHSGARERERAAELLREMLPT; translated from the coding sequence ATGGACGATGGCCTTCTGAGCGTCGCCCAAGCGGCTGCACGTCTGGGCGTCTCCCCATCCAGGGTCCGCCAGCGCATCGCCGACGGTTCACTGGCCGCCCGACGGGTCGGGAGCCAATGGGGCATCCGCCCCCAGGCTCTCGACGACGGCGCTCCCAGGCGCTCCCGGCCCCTCTCGTCACGGATGTCGTGGGCGCTGATCGACCTGCTGTCGGGATCTCCTCCGGCAGCCTCACCCGCCGAACGGGTGCGCCTGCGGAGTCGGGTCGAACGCCTCCGCGAAGCCGCAGATCCCGCGTCGCTGCTCCGGTCGTGGGCTAGCAGCCGCGCCGAACGGCTCGAACTCAGCGTTGCTGCGCCTGACATGGACGACCTGCGCGCCGATGAGCGGCTCCACCTGTCCGGGCTCAGCGTCCCCGACAGTGGCGTCATCGCGCACGATGTCATCGAGGGCTACGTCTTCTCCCGAGATGTCGAGGGTCTGCTGGACGACTACTTCCTGGTGCGACCTGACGGGGCCCGGGGGAACGTGTTCCTCCACGTCATCCACGAGGAGGCTCAGGGGGTGCCTCGCGCGATCGACATTGCCTGGCCGCTCGTAGCCATCGACCTTGCGGAGCACTCTGGGGCGCGCGAGCGGGAACGAGCCGCGGAGTTGCTGCGAGAGATGCTGCCCACATGA